One Brevinematales bacterium genomic window, CTTTACTCATAATGCTCAATCCTCTTAAAAAACTTTTCGAAAGCAATAACAGAAAACTTGAAGATTACATAAAAGTAAAACTCATAGACCCAACTTATAGAGTTTACTTTGAAAAAGACAAAAGTATAATCGAACCATCCGTAGTTATACCTGAATATCTAAAACAAATACCTAACGAAATAGGAAATCTACTGAAATTTTTTGGTGATATATCAAACATGTATCAATTTGTAATAGATAACCTTGTGTACAAAAACTTTAATACTATATTTGATATGATAACTTTAAAAGGTGCTATAAACGCTTTAAAGTTTGGTTTTCTATCAAATCTATACTCAAAAACTTCTAGTTATTTCAAAGACTATAGGATGAAATGGCTTAATACTTTTCAATCAATGTATCTAGGTGTTTCTCCATACGAAGCTCCCTTCGCTTATGCTGTTGTCAACTATATGGAGAGTGTAGAAGGTGTATACTATGCACTTGGAGGTATGTACAAGGTAGCAGAAGCCGTTAAAAGATTAGCAGAAGAACTTGGAGTAAAAATCACCACTAATACTGAAGTATTACAAATAAGATCTCTCAAAGATAAAAAAGTCTTGGTAACAAATAAAGGTGAAATTGAAACAGATATAGTCGTTATAAACGCAGATCTACCATACGCAAAGGAGAAACTACTAGGTAAAAAAATACCAAAATACAAATACTCTTGTTCAACACTTATGTACTATATAGGTTATGATGGAGAAACAGAACTCCTACATCACAACGTATTTTTTGGTACAAAGTTTAAAGAAGTACTCGACGATATATTCAAAACAGGTAAATTCAATAGTGATATATCTTTCTATGTTCACGTATCATCAAAAACAGATAAGCACCATGCTCCTCCAGGAAGTGAAAATATATATATCCTTGTTCCTGTCTCTAACCTTAATGTTTCGAAAGAAGATTTCACTAAAATTTCTGATGAAGTACTCAATCTAGTATATGATAGACTAGAAAAAAGAACAAGCTTCCGAAGAAACAAAGTTAGATTCGTTTTGAAAAGAACACCTGTTGATTGGAAAAATCTATATAACCTACAATACGGTAGTACCTTCGGTCTATCTCACGTTTTATTCCAATCGGCATACTTTAGACCTAAAAACTACGAAAAACACGAAAGGGGTATATACTACGTTGGCTCTTCAACCATACCTGGAAGCGGAATACCAATGGTAATAATATCAGGAGAATTAGTAAAAGAAAGAATCAAAAATGACTATAAGTTATAAGAAAATAACAAAACACATATTTTTTGTAGGACTAGCAGTTGGTATTTTTAGCATATTAGGTTATGTTCTAAAAACTTACATAGGATTACCTACTGATATAAAAACTAATACAATAGAAGAGTTGATACCACATATATTTATATTACTTACGCTTTTTACATCTTTTTTAGTTGGAATTATTTCTCTCGGTGTTAGCAAAACAACAATACTTTTAATAATAACTTTTATTGTATCCTTTATTCTCGAATTATCCTCAACCTACAATGGTTTCCCTTATGGACTTTACAAGTATTCTGATAAAATGGGATTTAAATTATTAGGTGAAGTTCCTTTTCTGATACCTCTGTCTTGGTTTTCTATAATACTACCTTCTCTCGTTATATCCTACAAATTAGGTTTTAGAGGATATCCTGTAGTCTTATTCAGCTCAATACTTGTTCTAATATGGGATTTGTCTCTAGAATATTTTGCAAGCTATATCAAAAAATTCTGGATATGGGAAGAAGGCTTCTTCTACACAATGCCTATAGAAAATTGGTTTGGCTGGTTTCTTACTGCTTTGGTAATATATTCTATCTACTGGATTATGTACAAAGAAGATGGTGAAAATATACAATACTGCGAATACGCTTTTTTCAACTATCTCCTAATAACACTATTTTCATCCTTATTTTCACTATTCTACGGTGGTATTATACCCGGATTTCTTACTATAGGAGGTGTTGCTGTATTAATACTCTACTCAATATCAAGAGGTATTAAATTATGGAGCAGTTAGACAAAGCTTTTGAGTACTGTAAATTTATAATGCAAAAACACGCTAAAACTTTCTACATGGCAGCTCAGAAATTACCATACGAAGAACAAAAACACTTTTGGAGCATATACGCATATTGTAGAACAGTAGATGATATAGCAGATGAATACTTCCTAAAAGATACCAACCAAGGAATAAAAGAACTTCAAAATATAAAAAATTCTCTTATATTATCTTTCAACCAAAAATATTCAGGTACCAACCTTATATTCTTAGCATTAAATAAAACATTTGAAAATTATAAGTTTAACATAGATCCCTTTTTAGAACTTATAGAAGGAGCTATTTGGGATTTAACATCAAAAGAGATAAAAACATTGGAAGATCTCTTAGAATACTCAAAACTTGTCGCAGGATCAGTAGGAGCAATGCTATTACCAATAATTTCAAACCAACCTGATAAAATCTACAATCACGCATACAATTACGGTACTTTCATGCAGATAGTTAACATAATAAGAGATGTTGGAGAAGATTTGAAGAATAGAAATAGAATATACCTACCCAAAGATATGATTACACAGTACAACATAAGTATTGACAACTTGAGAAATGGAATAGTAACCACAAATTACAAGAAACTAATCGAAGATCTTATGGAAATAGCAGAAAAAATGTTTTTTGAAAACGTATCTTCTATTAATTACCTCAGAAAAGACGTTAGAAGGTCAATACACCTTGCCGGATTATGGTATCTCGAAATACTTAACTCAGTAAGATTTTCAAATTACGACAATCTAAGTAAAAGAAATTATGTACCCAAATACATGAAATACATATCACTACTAGGAGGATATAAACTAAGAAAAAACATTCTAAAGTCTATATTCTTAGTATAACTGAAGAGTTCCCATATATACTGTCAAAATTTAGGGAAAAAGCATTCTACAACCAAAAACAAAATTCCATAAAGAAATTAACCTAAACACAACTAAGCACTTCAATATCTCTTAGAATCAAAGTAGTTCAGAGCAAGGTAGATTATACAGGTGTTTTTTGTAGAAGACTACCTATTAATGTATTACCTATCAACTTTTCAACTCTAACTTTCACAAACTTACCTATAAGACTTTCATCTCCCTCAAAAGCAACTACTTTATTGTACTCTGTTCTACCCACCAGCTGATTTTTATATTTACCTCTTTCTTCTACAAGTACTTCAAATTCTTTACCCACATCTTTTAAATTACTCTCCTTACTTATTGAATGTTGTAGCTTTATAAGCCTTTGTATCCTCTCAACTTTAACATCTTCTGGGACTTGCTCTGAAAAAGTCTCTGCCGGCGTTCCTTTCTTGGGATTGAATATAAACATATAAGAAAAATCAAATCTTACTTCATTAACTAAATTAAGTGTCATATTAAAATCTTCCTCTGTCTCTGATGGAAAACCAACTATTATATCTGTTGAAATTGAAGCATCTGGCATTTTATTCCTAACGTACTCTATCATCTTAACATAATACTCATAAGTATATCCTCGTTTCATAAGCTTAAGAATCCTATTTGAACCACTTTGAACTGGTAAATGGAAGTACCTGCACACCTTATCAAGCTCAGAAATCCTGTCTATTAGATCTTCTTTGAAGTTTATAGGATGAGAGGTTAAAAATCTTATTCTTTTAAGTCCTTCTATTTTATTAACCTCTGTCAATAACTCTTTAAAACTCGTTCCTATATCTCTACCGTAGGAGTTTATATTTTGCCCTAATAGTAAAACTTCAACAACTCCTTCATCAACTAACCTTCTGATGTCATCTATTATATCCTTAATTGGCCTACTAACTTCTTTACCTCTCGTCTTAGGCACTATACAATATGTACACGAGTGATTACACCCATGTATCACAGTTACAGAAGCCTTGAACGGAAACTGGTAATCTATCGCAGGAGGTAAAAATTCATACTTATCCATTCTAACATCAACAACATAACTGTCTCTATTTAGAATATGACTTATCATCCTACTCCTATTGTAGGTACCAAAGACTCCATCTATATGGGGAGCAACCTCAAATAACTTATGCCCCCAACTCTGAGCCATACATCCTGTTATGTATATCTTAAGATTAGGCTTCTTTGATTTTAGCCCTTTAAAGTAACCAAGTCTACCTAATACTCTCTCTTCTGCAGTATTTCTTACACTGCAAGTGTTTATTATAACAACATCAGCATCGTCCTCTTTTTCAGCCTCGGAAAGTCCAGTATTTTTAAGTATTTTTTTTACTTCAAAAGAATCTGATAAATTCATTTGGCAACCGTAAGTTTCTATAAAAAACTTCATAGTTCATCACCAATTCCTACTATTATTATAAGATATAATAACCTTACCTTTCCAAGCAATTACATTTCTTAGTGCAACCTTAATTCTTTTATTAAGAAATTTCCAAACTTCATGCATTTCAAAATCTTCATCATGGATTAAACAACTCTTATCAAACTCACATACAATAGATCATACCTCTCTAGACATTTCTGAAACTTGATTTGGTTTGGGACATTATGTTATATTATTCTATCATCCTCTGAGGATAATTATTATGATTGAGATACTAAGAGATGATATAAGCAAGATAAGTAGTGAATTTTGTGACATTAGATTTGAGATATATGATGGCACTCAAATAATAGTTTCAGAAACGGGAATTGAGGAAGTTTCAAAAAAAAAGAGCTCTGGTGGAGCAGTAAGAATTCTCGATAATGGTGGTCTTGCTTTTGCATCATTCAATTCTATTGAGAAAATAAAAGATATTCTAAAGAATACAAAGCAATCAGCAAAATTGATAGGATCAAAATCAAAAATATCTCTATCAAGTTACCAAGCAATAACTGATAGTGTTAAAACAGATTATCAAATAGATCCTAGGGATATATCTCTCGAGGAAAAAGTTGAAGTCTGTAAAAGGTATTCCCAGATACTAAAAAGTAATCCAAAGATTAGAAGTGTTAGAGTTCGGTATCTAGACTACAACCTAAAAAAGTACTATGTTAACTCTGAAGGTAGTTGTATTGAAATGGAGTTTATATACAGTGGTATATCACTTGTAGCATATGGAGTTGAAGGGACTAATGTTCAAAGGAGTGCTGAATCTATAGCAAGATACGGTGGATTCGAAGTAGTAAACAATTTGGACAGTTTAGCCGAGGAGGTTTCAAAGAGAGCCGTTGATTTACTCTATGCAGAGCAAATTGTAGGTGGGGTATACGATGTAATAATAGATCCTAGACTTACGGGAGTATTCGCCCACGAAGCATTTGGACACTTATCAGAAGCTGACCATGTTTATGGAAATAACAAAATTATGGACGTAATGAAAATAGGTAGAAGATTTGGTCCTGAATTTTTGAATATAATCGATGATGGTAACATAAAAGGAATTGTAGGATACACACCTTATGATGATGACGGAATACCAGCTCAAAGAACACATTTAGTTAAAAACGGAGTTTTAAATGCTCGTCTTCACTCAAGACTTACTTCAAAGGTTATGAATGAACCAGTTTCTGGAAATTCAAGAGCTCTCTCTTATGAATACCCACCTATTGTTAGAATGACAAATACCTATATTGACAATGGTGATACACCTGTCGATGAACTATTCGATAAACTAGGTAATGGAATATATGTTATAGATTTCCTTGGAGGGCAAACAAACCTTGAAATGTTTACATTTTCTGCTGCGTACGGATACAAGGTTGAAAATGGTAAACCTACAAAATTACTTAGAGATATAACACTAACTGGAAATGTTTTTGACACACTTAACAATATAGTTGCCATAGGTAACAATCTTAAACTTCACAGTACCATGGGTGGATGCGGTAAAGGTGGACAATCACCTTTACCTGTTGGTGATGGAGGGCCGCATATCCTAGTTAAAAATGTTTTGATTGGAGGTAAAATTTAGTGATATGTCTGATGATATATCTAGAATAATAAAGGAAGAGAGATTACCAGTAAAAAAAGTAAATACAATAATAGGAATAAATACTGTTTTTAGGGGAAATTTTGTAGTAGAAGGCCCCTTGAGAGTGGATGGAAATTACGAAGGAGATATAAAATCTCTTGATATGATAATAATAGGTTCTTTCGGAAAAGTTAAGGGTAACTTATACGGTGAGATCGTAATCATAGGTGGGAGCGTAAAAGGTAATGTATTTGCCACAAAACAAATAATACTTCTAAGTACATCAAAAGTCATAGGAGATCTGACATCTCAAAAAATACTAATAGATGAAGGAGCAAGATTTAGAGGGAAATTCAATAGAGTTTCATCAGACATCCTAAACGATATCTTCAAAAAACAAGTAGAACCATTTATCCAAGAAGAAAAGAATAAGTGGGTCTGGTAATACTAATTCTTCCATGATCTAATTTCTATAACTTTTGTAGTTAGCGTTAAGAATAATATTATCCAAAATATAAAGAACGCCAAATCTTTCGTATCTATTACACCAGTTAGGAAGTTTGTGTAATGGTTAAGAAAAGACAACTCTGATAAAATATTCGATAACAAATCATCTGCAACTATACCACTTAATACATCTATAAACCACAACAGAAAAACAACAGCAAAACCTATTATTCCAGAAACCATTTGATTTTGAGACAAAGATGAAGCAAACAAACCAACTGATAGAAAAGCACTCATAGTGAGTATAAAACCAATATATCCCGAAATTATAGTACCATAATCGGGTTTTCCATAAATGGATATTATGATTACATATACTAGTGTCAAGAATAATCCACTCAGGAATATTGTCAAGCTAGCAAGGTACTTACCTATAACTACTTGATAGATTTTTATAGGAGCAGTTCTCAATAGCTCATAAGTTCCCGCTTTTTTTTCTTCCGCCAAAAGTCTCATCGTTAGCAGAGGAGAAATCAACATACCAGCTATTATCATGTTATTCAAAACTCTACTCATATCAGATATACGAGTGTATGATATATAAAAATGAAATAGATAACCCGAAATAACTAAAAACCCAAACATCAAAACATAAGCAACAGGCGTTGTAAAATAAACTATAAGTTCTTTTTTGTATATATACCAAATCTTTTTCATAGTTTTAAACCATTTCAATTATCATTAATACATCGCCAGCCTTGACGACTTCAGCATTATTTTTGACTATTTTTATTAGCTTACCTGATACAGGAGACTTTATCTCATTCATAACTTTCATTGCTTCAACTATACATAAAGTTTGACCAGCATTTACATGCTCTCCTTCCTTTACAAAAGGTTCTGCCCCAGGGGAAGAAGATCTATACATAGTTCCATTTATCGGTGATTTAACTTTGTGATACTTAGTATCGTCAGAAAAATCATCTTTAGGTTTAGCATCAGATACCCTTGAAGGTTTAGCTTGTTGTTTAGCCTGTTGATGTGTAACTGAGGTACTAGAATGAGTACTCCCTTGCTGGATACTAGGAATCAGATGTACAGATGGTATTACTTTTCTCTCCTTTGAAAACTTTATGTACATTTCCTTAGTTTCTACTGTTAACTCTTCAAGATTGTTTTCTTTAAAAATTTCAGAGAGCTTCTGTATTTCATCCATTGGCAAACTGAAGTTCTTGTCTTCCATAACCCACCTCTAGCAGTTAATGATATATAATAGGCGATTTTGAATTCAATTTTTCAATAAATATCTAGGAAATTCTCGAACCACTATCTATTTCCTCATCAACGGTTATTAATACAAGCTTACCTTTATCATCTTTTGCCGCAAGAAGCATACCATAAGATGTTTCTCCCATAATAGTTGCGGGTTTCAGATTGTTAACTATTATTATCTCTTTACCTACAACATCTTCCGGATTATAGTATTGTCCTATACCTGCTATTATCTGTTTCTCCATATTTCCTACTTCTATCAAGAGCTTTAGCAGTTTTTTAGATTTGGGTAACCTTGATGCTTCCTTAACTCTAGCAACTCTTAAATCAATTTTTTTGAAATAATCTATATCAATAAGCTCATCAGTAGGTATAGTCTCTATATTCTCTTTTTGTGCTGAGTACTTTAGCTTACTTACCTGTTTTTCAATCACTTCATCAGGTATTTTTGTGAATAATGGTTCTATATCTTTGGATATTCTTACACCAGTTTTAACTTTAGTTATACCTATCTCATCCCAATTAATTTTCTTCACATAATCCGCTGGATACCCTAACATCATAAGAAGCCTTTTTGAAGAAGTAGGCATAAATGGATACATAGCAAGCCCTAGAGTGAATATCACTTGCACAGCAACAAACAACTTAGTGTTAAATTCATCAGTATCTGGCATTAGAGTCCAAATCTTAGCTTCATCAACATATTTGTTGCCAAGAAATGCAATTTCTCTCAGATATTTTATAGCTTGCCTAAACTCAAACTTATCAAGCAACTTACCTATAGTTTGTGGTATTTCTTCCAGATTTTTTAGAATACTTTGCTCAAGAGATGAATACTTATTGGTATTAGGTGATGGTATTATACCATCATTTTTAGAGTTCAAAAACTTTAAAACCCTTGAAACAAGATTACCAAAAGCATTAGCTAGTTCTTCATTTACCTTTTCTTGAAACTCACGCCAGTAGAAATTAGCATCTTTTGTTTCAGGCATATTTAGACAAAGATAATATCTAACTGCATCAGGATTGAATTCGCTAACTATATCATCAACCCATATAGCCCAGTTTCTTGATGTTGATATTTTTTCACCTTCTAAGTTCATAAATTCGTTTGCAGGTATATTGTAAGGTAATATCCAACCACCTTTTTGTGCAAGTAATGTAGCAGGCCATATTATGGCATGAAATGGGATATTATCCTTACCTATAAAATGTATTAGTTTAGTCTCTGGATTAAGCCAATATTCTTTCCATTTATCAGGCTGTCCTATTTTTTGTGCCCACTCTACCGTTGAAGATATATAGCCTATAGGTGCCTCAAACCACACATACATAACTTTACCTTTCGCTTCTTCTAATGGTATAGGTATACCCCAGTCCAGATCTCTTGATATAGGTCTATCTTTCAAACCTTCATTTATCCAAGATAAAGCAAAATCTCTTACATTAGGTTTCCAATCCAACTTTGACTCAAGATATTCTCTTAGTTGTTTTTCAAATTGTTTTAGTACAAAATACCAATGCTTTGTAGTTTTCATAACAGGTTTACTATTACATATAGCACACTTAGGATCTACAAGATCTGTAGGATCAAGTGTAGAACCACATCTCTCACATTGATCTCCTTTAGCATATTCATAACTACACTTTGGGCATTTACCAGTTATATATCTATCAGGTAAAAACATCTTCTCATTATCGCAATAAAATTGTTCCTGCTCCTTTACAACAGTATAACCATTATTAACAAGATTTAAGAAAAATTCTTGTGATATTTTGAAATGAACTTCTCTATGAGTACCCGAAAAGTTATCGAATTCTATACTCATTTTCCTAAAACTTTCTTTTATATTCTCATGATACTTCTTAACAACTTCCTCAGGAGTAGTATTTTCCTGTATTGCTCGTATAGTTATAGGTACTCCATGTTCATCAGTACCACATATAAAGATAACATCATCTCCCTTCATTTTCCTGTACCTATAATATATATCAGCAGGAAGATAAGCACCTGCAATATGCCCTATATGTATAGGCCCATTTGCATAAGGTAACGCAGCAGTAATAAGATATCTACCCATTTCTACCTCCCAAATCTAAGCTAGCTAATCTATGATTATTATATAAAATCTTCCTATTAATTTACACAAAAAGTATTTGGAGTCTAATAACGAAATAAAGTTATTACAAAAAACAGAAAACTTTTGTTATCTTACCGAAGTTAAATTTTAGTTTGTTTCTCATCTTGAATCAATATCAACAATTATTGAATTATGCTTTTTAAACTTATTCTCATTAAAATTACTAGTCAAAAAATAAACTTTATTGAAAGGAAACCATTCTTATTTTAAAATACAACTTATATTATCTATGTGGGAGGGGAATGTATGTATGAATTTGATGAAAACCCTACTAACATAAAAGTTGTAGGTGTTGGTGGGGGTGGATGTAATGCTGTAAAAAGAATGATAGAAGCTAACATTAAAAACGTAGACTTTATAGCAATTAACACTGACTCACAGGTTTTGGCTAATAATCCAGCACCTTCAAAGATTCAGATAGGACAAAAACTAACTAGAGGTCTAGGAGCAGGAGCAAATCCTAAAGTTGCTGAAGAAGCAGCCAATGAAGATAGGGATATTATAGAAGATGCTCTTAGAGGATCTGATATGGTATTTATAACTTGTGGTATGGGAGGGGGAACAGGTACTGGTGCTTCACCTGTAGTAGCACAAATAGCTAGAAGTCTAGGTGCTCTCACAGTAGCTGTAGTTACAAAACCATTCCTATTTGAAGGCAAAAAAAGGATGGAAAAGGCCGAAGAAGGTATAAAAAAGCTAAAACAGTATGTAGATACACTAATTGTTATATCAAATCAAAACTTATTCAAAGTTGTTGATAAAAAAGTACCTATAGAAGAAGCATTTCGTAAATCCGACGAAGTACTCATGCATGCTATACAAGGTATGTCAGATATAATAACTAAACCAGGATTGATAAACGTCGATTTTGCAGATGTAAGAACTGTACTAAAAGAAGGTGGAGAAGCCCTTATGGGAATAGGTGTTGATACAGATCCAAAAACCGCAGCACAAAAAGCGATAAATAATCCTATAGTTGATAATATATCCTTTAAAGGAGCTAAAGCAGTACTTGTTAATATATCTGGTTCAAAGAAGATGTCATTAGATGATGTAAGTATGATTATGGAGGTAATAAACGAAACAGCTGATAAAGAAGCAAATATAATAATGGGGGCAACTATCGATGAAAACACTCACGACGATAGCATAAGAGTAGTTGTTATAGCAACAGGACTATCTTCAGAAACAAATACTTCAAGCATTTCAAGTAACCAGAATGTTAGTATCACTGAAGATAAGGAAACTCAAAAACTTAGAGAAGGTGAAGTTAGAGTAGTACCAGGAATAGGTAAAATAATATCAAGACAAGACTTTTTATCAAGGCGTAGGATCCCTAAACCACAAGATGATTTTGAAACTGATATGTTAGATCCTTCTACACCTGCTATACTAAGGAAAAATAGATTTACTTTACCTACAGAAAATGACTACAATGACGAAATCCAGAGAAGATTTTAATTTGTTAAAGTTATATTTGTAATGTTACTTAAAGGACTAAAAACTCTCTTTGATGATGAATAAGAAGCAACAGCGATATAATATAGTGTACTAGTCGTTAATTTGCTTCCATCTGGTAAATTGGTTATGATGTAATAATACTCTCTCGTTACAGATGATACTGGAGCAAATACAGTTGGTATATCTCCAAAATTACCTTTCAGATAAGGTTTATCAAATTGATTTGTTGAATTTCTATCCCTATAAATTTCATTAGAATTAGTTGTTATAAACACTACATACCCAGAAAAATAGTTCTCACTATTATTACCCCACCATCTAATTTCTATCTGATTTGTCGATACTTGCTTCAAGTATACACCTAATGGTGGATTCAATGGAAAGTTATATTGCATTGCACCAATAACACATCCGCTGATCATAGAAGCAACAATAACTAGCAAAAACTTCATCCTAAACATGCTATAATTATGGTATAATCACTATCACAAATCAAATTTACTTAAACTCCTAAAAAATCAACTTCATTATTACTATAACTCTGGTAAATTATCTCATTTAAAACTATCAAGTCTTTCTTTTCTTCTTCTCTGAAGCAGGAAACAAAACATTGTTCAGTATAAGCCTATACCCCGGAGAATTTGGATTTAACGAGATATCGGTAGGAGGATCTCCAATGTAATGTGCAAAGTCTTCAGGATCATGACCTCCGAGAAAACAAAAAGCTCCTCTACCTATTTCTCCTCTTATGTACTTAGCGTATCCTGATAATTTTGTGTCTAGATACTCAGCAAGTACAACTATGTTCTCTTTGAGTTTGGATTTGTTAAAAGCTGTTGTTTGTCCCAAAAATTCTTTTATTTCCAAAGTATGATTTTGAACTAACATACTACTAACAGGATCATATTTAGCGGAAAACTCCCTAAGGTAAAAATACTCTGGATGATCAAAAGTACTAATTAGATAGTTTGGGTAGTCAATATCAGAGTATTCATACATGTAAGGATCTAAAATAAGTCTGAAGTTTTTGAAAGCCATAGTTAAGTTAAAATCCAGCCTAGATTCATAATCTTTATCCACAGGTGTTCTATCAAAGATCTCTGGAACTATATCTGTATTAACAGACGACAGAGCAATATCAAGTGTATCGGTACCTGCACACATACCGAATAAAAAACCTCCATCTTCTATAAATCTCCTAATTTTCAAAGCAACTTGTTTTTTCATATCTGCTACACTATTGAATCCCTTTCTTCTAGACATTGACTCAAGATATTCTACCATTCTAACATACCAAGGATCCCTACTATAACTTGACCAAAATTTACCAAACTGTCCTGTAAAATCTTCATGATCAAAATGAAGCCAGTCTATCTCGAGAAACTTCAATTTATCATCTAGTATATCCTCATCAGTCAGTTCAGTAAATGGAATATCAGCATACTTTAAAGCAATTTCAACAGCATCATCATAAGGAAGTTCTATCTTCAACCTGTACAATCCAATTTTAGGAGCTTTGGTAAGTCTTATTACATTTATGTTCTCAGTATTTGTAAGATCATTTATCTGTTTCCAAGAGAAGCTTGATATAAACTCATATAAAACTTTTTCCCGCCTTAAGTAGGAAATTGAAAATTCATTGTACGGTATCACAAAACTACCTCCCCTATAGTTTAAAATCCAATACGATTCAATACCTTGCAATAGTGTATTATACACAACACCATAAGGTTTAAGGTGATCAACTTG contains:
- the metG gene encoding methionine--tRNA ligase, which encodes MGRYLITAALPYANGPIHIGHIAGAYLPADIYYRYRKMKGDDVIFICGTDEHGVPITIRAIQENTTPEEVVKKYHENIKESFRKMSIEFDNFSGTHREVHFKISQEFFLNLVNNGYTVVKEQEQFYCDNEKMFLPDRYITGKCPKCSYEYAKGDQCERCGSTLDPTDLVDPKCAICNSKPVMKTTKHWYFVLKQFEKQLREYLESKLDWKPNVRDFALSWINEGLKDRPISRDLDWGIPIPLEEAKGKVMYVWFEAPIGYISSTVEWAQKIGQPDKWKEYWLNPETKLIHFIGKDNIPFHAIIWPATLLAQKGGWILPYNIPANEFMNLEGEKISTSRNWAIWVDDIVSEFNPDAVRYYLCLNMPETKDANFYWREFQEKVNEELANAFGNLVSRVLKFLNSKNDGIIPSPNTNKYSSLEQSILKNLEEIPQTIGKLLDKFEFRQAIKYLREIAFLGNKYVDEAKIWTLMPDTDEFNTKLFVAVQVIFTLGLAMYPFMPTSSKRLLMMLGYPADYVKKINWDEIGITKVKTGVRISKDIEPLFTKIPDEVIEKQVSKLKYSAQKENIETIPTDELIDIDYFKKIDLRVARVKEASRLPKSKKLLKLLIEVGNMEKQIIAGIGQYYNPEDVVGKEIIIVNNLKPATIMGETSYGMLLAAKDDKGKLVLITVDEEIDSGSRIS
- the ftsZ gene encoding cell division protein FtsZ — protein: MYEFDENPTNIKVVGVGGGGCNAVKRMIEANIKNVDFIAINTDSQVLANNPAPSKIQIGQKLTRGLGAGANPKVAEEAANEDRDIIEDALRGSDMVFITCGMGGGTGTGASPVVAQIARSLGALTVAVVTKPFLFEGKKRMEKAEEGIKKLKQYVDTLIVISNQNLFKVVDKKVPIEEAFRKSDEVLMHAIQGMSDIITKPGLINVDFADVRTVLKEGGEALMGIGVDTDPKTAAQKAINNPIVDNISFKGAKAVLVNISGSKKMSLDDVSMIMEVINETADKEANIIMGATIDENTHDDSIRVVVIATGLSSETNTSSISSNQNVSITEDKETQKLREGEVRVVPGIGKIISRQDFLSRRRIPKPQDDFETDMLDPSTPAILRKNRFTLPTENDYNDEIQRRF